One stretch of Microbacterium terrae DNA includes these proteins:
- a CDS encoding acyl-CoA thioesterase, translated as MTDQDDAVEAVAAGHRLHVPIHLRWGDLDALGHVNNTSMLKLLEEARLRAFWRPEDGSDAAPTAVFDMSVLEGGGTRATLIARQEIEYLRPVPYGQRPLDVQLWVGRIGGSSVEVCYEVFSPAGAEPQTLYARASAVVVLVDTSTGRPTRWGQGERAAWSPFIGEPIQFANRR; from the coding sequence GTGACTGACCAGGACGACGCCGTGGAGGCAGTGGCCGCCGGTCACCGCCTCCACGTCCCCATCCATCTGCGGTGGGGCGACCTCGACGCGCTCGGGCACGTCAACAACACGTCGATGCTGAAGCTCCTCGAAGAGGCACGCCTGCGCGCCTTCTGGCGCCCCGAGGACGGGTCGGATGCCGCCCCGACAGCGGTGTTCGACATGTCGGTTCTCGAGGGAGGCGGCACGCGCGCGACGCTGATCGCCCGCCAGGAGATCGAGTACCTCCGGCCGGTGCCGTACGGGCAGCGTCCGCTCGACGTGCAGCTCTGGGTCGGCCGCATCGGCGGATCGAGCGTCGAGGTCTGCTACGAGGTGTTCAGCCCGGCCGGCGCCGAGCCGCAGACGCTGTACGCGCGCGCGTCGGCAGTCGTGGTGCTCGTCGACACCTCTACCGGCCGTCCGACGCGATGGGGCCAGGGCGAGCGCGCCGCGTGGTCGCCCTTCATCGGCGAGCCGATCCAGTTCGCGAACCGTCGCTGA
- a CDS encoding acyl-CoA thioesterase has translation MLAVLDLAGSDARTTEDIFTGVSQSMPLGRVYGGQVLAQSIVAAQHTIEGDRFVHSMHGYFLRPGDASKGITFSVDRIHDGRSFSTRRTQAYQDGVPIFSMIASFQDEDPGLEHQAPFPADVPMPDELPDVEAGLVGLHPVSKRLFTDRPVELRHIPSPIYVSVEGEQRPSQAVWMKVRRPIPDSPLIHRAALAYLSDLTIQESILRRHGVPWQTRGLKVASLDHAMWWHRFGRVDEWMLYAQESPSARGGRGLATGRIFSADGRLLASIAQEVMVRVPEDAATD, from the coding sequence ATGCTCGCCGTGCTGGACCTCGCAGGATCGGATGCCCGCACCACCGAGGACATCTTCACCGGGGTGTCGCAGTCGATGCCCCTCGGCCGGGTCTACGGCGGTCAGGTCCTCGCCCAGTCGATCGTGGCGGCGCAGCACACCATCGAGGGAGACCGCTTCGTGCACTCGATGCACGGGTACTTCCTGCGCCCGGGCGACGCATCGAAGGGCATCACGTTCTCGGTCGACCGCATCCACGACGGCCGCTCCTTCTCGACCCGCCGCACGCAGGCCTATCAGGACGGCGTGCCGATCTTCTCGATGATCGCGTCGTTCCAGGACGAGGATCCGGGTCTCGAGCATCAGGCGCCGTTCCCCGCCGATGTGCCGATGCCCGACGAGCTCCCCGACGTCGAGGCCGGCCTCGTCGGCCTGCACCCGGTCTCGAAGCGGCTGTTCACCGACCGGCCGGTGGAGCTGCGCCACATCCCATCGCCGATCTACGTGTCGGTCGAGGGCGAGCAGCGACCCAGCCAGGCGGTGTGGATGAAGGTGCGCCGCCCGATCCCCGACTCGCCCCTCATCCACCGCGCCGCCCTCGCGTACCTCAGCGATCTGACCATCCAGGAGTCGATCCTGCGCCGGCACGGGGTGCCGTGGCAGACGCGCGGCCTCAAGGTCGCGAGCCTCGACCACGCCATGTGGTGGCACCGATTCGGGCGGGTCGACGAGTGGATGCTCTACGCGCAGGAATCCCCGTCGGCGCGGGGCGGTCGCGGACTCGCCACCGGACGCATCTTCTCAGCGGACGGGCGGCTGCTGGCCAGCATCGCTCAGGAGGTCATGGTCCGCGTGCCCGAGGACGCCGCGACGGACTGA
- a CDS encoding magnesium and cobalt transport protein CorA, translating into MAVIDNAIYVDGHRVSTPDDLASTSEALAEHGGFAWIGLYRPGPDELGLVAGEFDLHPLAVEDALVGHQRSKLERYGDTLFLVLRPARYLDDVEAIEFGEVDLFVGRDFVVAVRHAESPDLARVRARLESAPELLGRGTMGVLYAILDQIVDEYAPVMEGLENDIDEIEAQLFSGDPAVTKRIYDLAGEVMETKRAIAPLQGIITAIRDDLESRESVDDSALELRRGLRDVLDHVLRTVEKIEEYRQTLQNALTVHATLVAQRQNETSLAQSEQTKRISSWAAIIFAPSLITGIYGMNFVFMPELAWPWGYPLALLAMAAFAFTLYRIFKKRSWL; encoded by the coding sequence ATGGCTGTGATCGACAACGCGATCTACGTGGACGGGCATCGGGTGTCGACTCCGGATGACCTCGCGTCGACTTCCGAGGCCCTCGCCGAACACGGGGGATTCGCGTGGATCGGCCTCTACCGTCCGGGGCCCGACGAGCTCGGCCTGGTCGCGGGGGAGTTCGATCTGCATCCCCTCGCGGTGGAGGATGCGCTCGTCGGCCACCAGCGCTCCAAGCTCGAGCGCTACGGCGACACCCTGTTCCTCGTGCTGCGGCCGGCGCGATACCTCGACGATGTCGAGGCCATCGAGTTCGGCGAGGTCGATCTGTTCGTCGGCCGCGATTTCGTCGTCGCCGTGCGGCACGCGGAGTCGCCCGACCTCGCCCGCGTGCGCGCGCGCCTGGAGAGCGCACCCGAACTGCTCGGCCGCGGGACCATGGGGGTGCTCTACGCGATCCTCGACCAGATCGTCGACGAATACGCGCCCGTGATGGAGGGCCTCGAGAACGACATCGACGAGATCGAGGCGCAGCTGTTCAGCGGCGATCCCGCCGTGACCAAGCGCATCTACGATCTGGCGGGCGAGGTGATGGAGACCAAACGCGCCATCGCCCCGCTGCAGGGGATCATCACCGCGATCCGCGACGACCTCGAGTCGCGCGAGAGCGTCGACGACTCCGCTCTCGAGCTGCGGCGTGGCCTGCGCGACGTGCTCGACCACGTCCTGCGCACGGTCGAGAAGATCGAGGAGTACCGTCAGACCCTCCAGAACGCGCTGACCGTCCACGCAACGCTCGTCGCGCAGCGTCAGAACGAGACGAGCCTGGCGCAGTCCGAGCAGACGAAGCGCATATCGAGCTGGGCGGCGATCATCTTCGCTCCCTCGCTCATCACCGGCATCTACGGCATGAACTTCGTGTTCATGCCCGAGTTGGCGTGGCCGTGGGGCTATCCGCTCGCCCTGCTCGCCATGGCGGCTTTCGCGTTCACCCTGTACCGCATCTTCAAGAAGCGGAGCTGGCTGTAG
- a CDS encoding FAD-binding dehydrogenase, which produces MPATATHTADVLVIGWGLAGLVAAGEAVAAGKRVVVIDQEPRSNLGGQAWWSFGGLFFIDSPEQRRFGITDSLELARQDWFGTAGFDRDEDAWPRRWAEAYLHFAHQEKRAWLREKGVGFFPVVGWAERGGYTATGPGNSVPRFHITWGTGPGLVAPFQAALEQAEADGRLTVLPRHRVTALVDVDGVVTGARGDVLAPSGAARGVATSRETVGEFEIAAGATIVSSGGIGGNHDLVRANWPARLGTAPETMITGVPAYVDGSMHAVTAAAGARLINGDRMWHYVEGIQNWNPVWPEHGIRILPGPSSVWLDATGARLPVPLFPGFDTLGTLAHLRATGHDHSWFVLSQRIIEKEFTLSGSEQNPDLTGKDVRLLAKTRLGKGAGGPVQAFMDQGADFVVRDTLDELIAGMQALPGGDVLDPAQVRLEVESRDREVDNDFTKDAQIAMLRSARAYRGDKLIRTATPHRILDPKNGPLIAVKLHVLTRKSLGGIETDLSGRALGADGSPIPGLYAAGEASGFGGGGVHGYRALEGTFVGGCLFSGRIAGRAAAAAV; this is translated from the coding sequence ATGCCCGCAACCGCCACGCACACCGCTGATGTGCTCGTCATCGGATGGGGTCTCGCCGGCCTCGTCGCCGCAGGCGAAGCCGTCGCCGCCGGCAAACGGGTCGTCGTGATCGACCAGGAGCCCCGCAGCAACCTCGGCGGCCAGGCGTGGTGGTCGTTCGGCGGCCTGTTCTTCATCGACTCCCCCGAGCAGCGCCGCTTCGGCATCACCGACTCGCTCGAACTCGCCCGTCAGGACTGGTTCGGCACCGCCGGGTTCGATCGCGACGAGGATGCCTGGCCCCGCCGCTGGGCGGAGGCGTACCTGCACTTCGCGCATCAGGAGAAGCGCGCGTGGCTGCGGGAGAAGGGCGTCGGCTTCTTCCCGGTCGTGGGGTGGGCGGAGCGCGGTGGCTACACGGCGACCGGGCCTGGCAATTCGGTGCCGCGCTTCCACATCACCTGGGGCACCGGGCCCGGGCTGGTCGCACCGTTCCAAGCGGCGCTCGAACAGGCCGAGGCGGACGGGCGCCTGACCGTCCTCCCCCGTCACCGCGTCACGGCACTGGTCGACGTCGACGGCGTGGTCACGGGCGCGCGCGGCGACGTCCTGGCGCCGAGCGGGGCGGCACGCGGCGTCGCGACCTCGCGCGAGACGGTCGGGGAGTTCGAGATCGCGGCGGGCGCGACCATCGTGTCGTCGGGCGGCATCGGCGGCAACCACGATCTGGTCCGAGCGAACTGGCCGGCACGGCTCGGTACGGCGCCGGAGACGATGATCACCGGCGTTCCGGCTTACGTCGACGGCTCGATGCATGCCGTCACGGCGGCGGCGGGCGCCCGGCTCATCAACGGCGACCGCATGTGGCACTACGTGGAAGGCATCCAGAACTGGAACCCGGTGTGGCCCGAGCACGGCATCCGGATCCTCCCCGGCCCGTCGTCGGTCTGGCTCGACGCGACCGGCGCACGACTGCCCGTTCCTCTCTTCCCGGGCTTCGACACGCTCGGCACGCTTGCGCACCTGCGCGCGACCGGACACGACCACTCCTGGTTCGTTCTGTCGCAGAGGATCATCGAGAAGGAGTTCACGCTCTCGGGCAGTGAGCAGAACCCCGACCTCACCGGCAAGGACGTGCGCCTGCTCGCGAAGACGCGGCTCGGAAAGGGCGCCGGCGGGCCCGTGCAGGCCTTCATGGACCAGGGGGCGGACTTCGTCGTGCGCGACACCCTCGACGAGCTCATCGCAGGCATGCAGGCCCTTCCGGGCGGCGACGTGCTCGACCCCGCTCAGGTGCGGCTCGAGGTCGAGTCGCGGGACCGCGAGGTCGACAACGACTTCACGAAAGACGCCCAGATCGCGATGCTGCGCTCTGCCCGCGCCTACCGGGGCGACAAGCTCATCCGCACGGCGACCCCGCACCGGATCCTCGACCCCAAGAACGGACCGCTGATCGCGGTGAAGCTGCACGTACTCACCCGCAAGTCGCTCGGAGGCATCGAGACCGATCTGTCGGGCCGTGCGCTCGGCGCCGACGGATCGCCCATCCCGGGCCTGTACGCAGCGGGCGAGGCGAGCGGATTCGGCGGCGGCGGCGTGCACGGCTACCGCGCACTCGAGGGCACCTTCGTGGGCGGATGCCTGTTCTCGGGACGGATCGCCGGACGGGCTGCCGCAGCGGCGGTGTGA
- a CDS encoding globin: MSDATPVSFYDEVGGHDVFVRLVAAFYRGVADDEVLRPMYPEEDLGPAEHRLLMFLEQYWGGPTTYGEQRGHPRLRMRHAGFHVNPDARDRWLQHMRVAVDELDLSPLHEATLWDYLQRAAHAMVNTFEPTGIGPAAAGRDATTGSPAGDAPRSHIPIVSAPRDDD; the protein is encoded by the coding sequence GTGAGCGACGCCACGCCGGTGAGCTTCTACGACGAGGTCGGCGGCCATGACGTGTTCGTGCGGCTCGTCGCCGCCTTCTACCGCGGCGTCGCCGACGACGAGGTGCTGCGACCCATGTATCCCGAGGAGGATCTCGGCCCGGCGGAGCACCGACTGCTGATGTTCCTCGAGCAGTACTGGGGCGGCCCCACCACGTACGGCGAGCAGCGGGGTCACCCGCGGCTGCGGATGCGGCACGCGGGGTTCCACGTCAACCCCGACGCGCGTGACCGCTGGCTGCAGCACATGCGCGTCGCCGTCGACGAGCTCGATCTCTCGCCGCTGCACGAGGCCACGCTGTGGGACTACCTGCAGCGCGCCGCGCATGCGATGGTGAACACGTTCGAGCCCACGGGCATCGGACCGGCCGCCGCGGGCCGTGACGCCACGACGGGCTCCCCCGCAGGCGATGCACCCCGGTCCCATATCCCGATCGTCTCGGCGCCCCGCGACGACGACTGA
- a CDS encoding mechanosensitive ion channel family protein → MIRPPLDSTGGDTTGTDTPEITDPTFWATIGQWLVDAGVTLLTMLGIVVGAIIVAWILRIVIRRVVDRIVNGAKSRASVLDTMALERSPLASVRLVQRTRTLGSILQNIVGVIIVIIAFMLCIMVVAPDVLASLTLLSAAIGAGLGFGAQNIVKDVLNGIFIVAEDQVGIGDVVDLGLASGVVEYVSVRITHVRDVNGTLWYVRNGEITRIGNLSQGWSRVIIDLAVAVDSDIDLVEKTLLTTARDLAADPKWRTRVLEQPEVWGLESISGDALVIRLVMKTRANAKDDVARELRMRIKHALDDLGIALPSLSAVMPTGIEGALRVRGANPPKTRPNPVAQPIAERPVWRPKRTAKSKPHTAPDASDDQSSEAEDKP, encoded by the coding sequence ATGATCAGACCACCCCTCGATTCGACCGGCGGCGACACGACCGGAACCGACACGCCCGAAATCACCGATCCCACCTTCTGGGCGACGATCGGCCAGTGGCTCGTGGACGCGGGCGTCACCCTGCTGACGATGCTCGGCATCGTGGTCGGCGCGATCATCGTCGCGTGGATCCTGCGGATCGTGATCCGCCGCGTCGTCGACCGGATCGTCAACGGCGCGAAGTCCCGCGCGAGCGTACTCGACACCATGGCTCTCGAGCGGTCGCCACTGGCTTCGGTTCGGCTGGTGCAGCGCACGCGCACGCTCGGGTCGATCCTGCAGAACATCGTGGGCGTGATCATCGTGATCATCGCGTTCATGCTCTGCATCATGGTCGTCGCGCCCGACGTGCTGGCCTCGCTCACGCTGCTGAGCGCGGCGATCGGCGCGGGGCTCGGCTTCGGCGCGCAGAACATCGTGAAGGACGTGCTGAACGGCATCTTCATCGTCGCCGAAGACCAGGTCGGCATCGGCGACGTCGTCGATCTGGGGCTCGCATCGGGCGTCGTCGAGTACGTCAGCGTGCGCATCACCCACGTCCGCGACGTGAACGGCACGCTCTGGTACGTGCGCAACGGCGAGATCACCCGCATCGGCAACCTCTCGCAGGGCTGGTCGCGCGTGATCATCGATCTCGCCGTCGCCGTCGACTCCGACATCGACCTCGTCGAGAAGACCCTGCTCACGACCGCCCGCGATCTGGCGGCCGACCCGAAGTGGCGCACCCGCGTGCTCGAGCAGCCCGAGGTCTGGGGCCTCGAGTCGATCTCAGGAGACGCGCTGGTGATCCGTCTCGTCATGAAGACCCGCGCGAACGCGAAGGACGACGTCGCGCGCGAGCTGCGCATGCGCATCAAGCACGCGCTCGACGACCTGGGCATCGCACTCCCGTCGCTGTCGGCCGTCATGCCGACGGGCATCGAGGGCGCCCTGCGCGTGCGCGGCGCCAATCCGCCGAAGACCCGGCCGAACCCGGTGGCTCAGCCCATCGCGGAGCGGCCGGTCTGGCGCCCGAAGCGGACGGCCAAGTCGAAGCCGCACACCGCCCCCGACGCATCCGACGACCAGTCCTCCGAAGCCGAGGACAAGCCGTGA
- the pepN gene encoding aminopeptidase N — MPGENLTRIEAQERRAIVDTQSYEVALDLTKGAEVFGSRAVIRFTATEGASTFIDLIAREVREITLNGRTIDPASAFADSRIALDGLAAENELVVDADALYTNTGEGLHRFVDPVDGEVYLYSQFEVPDSRRVFAVFEQPDLKATFQFTVTAPAAWKVVSNSPTPEPTAAGDGVATWTFEPTPRISSYITALVAGPYESTFSELTSASGRVVPLGVYGRKSLWQHLDADYIFDKTREGFAYFEEKFDFPYPFAKYDQLFVPEFNAGAMENAGAVTFTETYVFRSKVTDAVKERRVVTILHELAHMWFGDLVTMKWWNDLWLNESFAEWASTIATAEATEWTEAWTTFNAMEKSWAYRQDQLPSTHPVVATINDLEDVQVNFDGITYAKGGSVLKQLAAWVGIEEFFAGVAAYFKKHQWSNTEVGDLLAELEVTSGRDLSTWSRKWLETAGVNTLSPEIVTDADGVITRFAIVQTAPADYPTIRPHRLGVGFYSLEGDALGRVHHIELDVDGDLTEVPQLKGLTRPDLVLLNDEDLAYAKIRLDERSLKTAIDHLGQISDPLARSLVWGAAWDQTRDAEASASDYVDLVLRNIGSETESTTVRTTLAQLLLAANAYVAPAKREATREKVADALWALAEGADAGSDSQLQFVTAFAGAAATADQWAKVASLRSGDATFAGLEIDTDLSWQLLVSLAAGGLVTAADVDSALAADNTAKGGEFAAQARAALPTAEAKQIAWSSLVDNADQPNTIVRSAAAGFVHPAGRDLLAGFVDAYFAALLPIWDSRTYQIAQYLIVGLYPAPLADVALRDATRAWLEANADAAPALRRLVAENLAGVERALAVQERDAQ; from the coding sequence GTGCCTGGAGAGAACCTCACCCGCATCGAGGCGCAGGAGCGCCGCGCGATCGTCGACACGCAGTCGTACGAGGTAGCGCTCGACCTGACGAAGGGCGCCGAGGTCTTCGGATCCCGCGCCGTCATCCGCTTCACCGCGACGGAGGGCGCATCGACCTTCATCGACCTGATCGCGCGCGAGGTGCGCGAGATCACCCTGAACGGCCGCACGATCGACCCCGCCTCCGCGTTCGCCGACTCGCGCATCGCCCTCGACGGCCTCGCCGCGGAGAACGAGCTGGTCGTCGACGCCGACGCGCTGTACACGAACACCGGTGAGGGCCTGCACCGCTTCGTCGACCCGGTCGACGGCGAGGTGTACCTGTACTCCCAGTTCGAGGTGCCCGACTCGCGCCGCGTATTCGCGGTGTTCGAGCAGCCCGACCTCAAGGCCACGTTCCAGTTCACGGTGACCGCCCCGGCCGCCTGGAAGGTCGTCTCCAACTCCCCCACGCCCGAGCCCACCGCCGCCGGCGACGGTGTCGCGACGTGGACGTTCGAGCCGACCCCGCGCATCTCGTCGTACATCACCGCGCTCGTCGCCGGGCCCTACGAGTCGACGTTCTCGGAGCTCACGAGCGCATCGGGCCGGGTCGTCCCGCTCGGCGTCTACGGTCGCAAGAGCCTCTGGCAGCACCTCGACGCCGACTACATCTTCGACAAGACGCGCGAGGGCTTCGCGTACTTCGAGGAGAAGTTCGACTTCCCGTACCCCTTCGCGAAGTACGACCAGCTGTTCGTGCCCGAGTTCAACGCGGGGGCGATGGAGAACGCCGGCGCGGTGACCTTCACAGAGACGTACGTCTTCCGCTCCAAGGTGACCGACGCGGTCAAGGAGCGACGGGTCGTCACGATCCTCCACGAGCTCGCCCACATGTGGTTCGGCGACCTCGTCACCATGAAGTGGTGGAACGACCTCTGGCTCAACGAGTCGTTCGCCGAATGGGCGTCGACCATCGCCACTGCCGAGGCGACCGAGTGGACCGAGGCGTGGACCACGTTCAACGCCATGGAGAAGTCGTGGGCGTACCGCCAGGACCAGCTCCCCTCGACGCACCCGGTCGTCGCGACGATCAACGACCTCGAAGACGTGCAGGTGAACTTCGACGGCATCACCTACGCCAAGGGCGGGTCGGTGCTCAAGCAGCTCGCCGCCTGGGTGGGCATCGAGGAGTTCTTCGCCGGCGTGGCGGCCTACTTCAAGAAGCACCAGTGGTCGAACACCGAGGTGGGTGACCTGCTGGCCGAGCTCGAGGTCACGAGCGGCCGCGACCTGTCGACCTGGTCGCGCAAGTGGCTCGAGACCGCCGGCGTGAACACCCTCTCGCCCGAGATCGTGACCGACGCCGACGGCGTCATCACCCGGTTCGCGATCGTGCAGACCGCTCCGGCTGACTACCCGACGATCCGCCCCCACCGTCTCGGTGTCGGCTTCTACAGCCTCGAGGGCGATGCGCTCGGGCGCGTGCACCACATCGAGCTCGACGTCGACGGCGACCTCACCGAGGTTCCGCAGCTGAAGGGCCTCACGCGCCCCGACCTCGTGCTGCTCAACGACGAGGACCTCGCCTACGCGAAGATCCGCCTCGACGAGCGTTCGTTGAAGACCGCGATCGACCACCTCGGACAGATCAGCGACCCGCTCGCGCGCTCGCTCGTCTGGGGCGCGGCGTGGGACCAGACCCGCGACGCCGAGGCATCGGCATCCGATTACGTCGACCTGGTGCTGCGCAACATCGGCTCCGAGACGGAGTCGACCACCGTCCGCACCACGCTCGCACAGCTGCTCCTCGCGGCGAACGCGTACGTCGCACCGGCCAAGCGCGAGGCGACCCGCGAGAAGGTCGCCGACGCGCTCTGGGCGCTCGCTGAGGGCGCCGACGCGGGCAGCGACAGCCAGCTGCAGTTCGTCACCGCGTTCGCCGGCGCCGCTGCGACCGCGGACCAGTGGGCGAAGGTCGCAAGCCTCCGCTCGGGTGACGCGACGTTCGCCGGCCTCGAGATCGACACCGACCTCTCGTGGCAGCTGCTCGTCTCGCTCGCTGCCGGGGGCCTCGTCACCGCGGCCGACGTCGATTCCGCCCTCGCCGCGGACAACACCGCCAAGGGCGGCGAGTTCGCCGCGCAGGCTCGCGCCGCGCTGCCGACGGCCGAGGCCAAGCAGATCGCCTGGTCGTCGCTGGTCGACAACGCCGACCAGCCGAACACCATCGTGCGCTCGGCCGCGGCCGGTTTCGTCCACCCCGCGGGGCGCGACCTGCTCGCCGGCTTCGTCGATGCGTACTTCGCAGCGCTGCTGCCGATCTGGGACTCCCGCACGTACCAGATCGCCCAGTACCTCATCGTCGGCCTGTACCCGGCCCCGCTCGCGGACGTCGCGCTGCGCGACGCCACGCGCGCCTGGCTCGAGGCGAACGCCGACGCCGCCCCCGCCCTGCGTCGCCTCGTCGCCGAGAACCTCGCCGGCGTCGAGCGCGCACTCGCTGTGCAGGAGCGCGACGCGCAGTGA
- a CDS encoding permease prefix domain 1-containing protein produces MADFSLDAAVAEWRSSVAAQRAIAPADVDELEAHLRERIDALTGSGLADDEAFLIALKRLGAVDDLSQEYAREHTERLWKQLVGAPARPSGSSGLALALGFAFLAGILVKIPTLFDAPGAEQFFGGGPAAFSASISLVLACLAGYFAVVRRAPLLGVVAATVGFVAITTANLVYPFVAGGMTEMLAIVHAPIALWLLLGIVFAAGAWRNAATRMDFIRFTGEWAVYYALIALGGAVLVALTIALFSAIGVDAARFAQDWMIPCGAAGAVLVAAWLVEAKQAVIENIAPVLTRAFTPLFTALMVALIVVGLLQGGLGEVDRNLLILFDITLLIVLGLVLYAMSARDPLAPPSWFERLQLVLLATAVAVDLIVLVAMLTRIGEFGLTANKAASLGLNVILLVNLVVAIVLQTRFVVGRTPFATLERWQTAYLPVYLAWAVVVVLVFPPLFTYA; encoded by the coding sequence ATGGCGGACTTCTCGCTCGACGCCGCGGTCGCGGAGTGGCGTTCGTCCGTCGCCGCTCAGCGCGCCATCGCCCCCGCCGACGTCGATGAGCTCGAGGCGCACCTGCGCGAGCGCATCGACGCCCTCACCGGTTCCGGCCTCGCCGATGACGAGGCCTTCCTCATCGCGCTGAAGCGCCTGGGCGCGGTCGACGACCTGTCGCAGGAATACGCGCGCGAGCACACCGAGCGCCTGTGGAAGCAGCTCGTGGGTGCACCGGCGCGACCGAGCGGCTCGTCCGGGCTCGCCCTGGCACTCGGGTTCGCGTTCCTGGCAGGCATCCTCGTGAAGATCCCGACGCTGTTCGACGCACCCGGCGCCGAACAGTTCTTCGGGGGCGGTCCTGCGGCGTTCTCCGCGTCGATCTCGCTCGTGCTGGCGTGTCTGGCCGGCTACTTCGCCGTCGTGCGCCGCGCTCCGCTCCTCGGCGTCGTCGCGGCGACCGTCGGGTTCGTCGCGATCACGACGGCCAACCTCGTCTACCCGTTCGTCGCGGGCGGGATGACCGAGATGCTCGCAATCGTCCACGCGCCGATCGCCCTCTGGCTGCTGCTGGGGATCGTCTTCGCGGCCGGCGCGTGGCGCAACGCCGCGACCCGCATGGACTTCATCCGCTTCACGGGCGAGTGGGCCGTGTACTACGCGCTCATCGCGCTGGGCGGCGCGGTGCTGGTGGCGCTCACGATCGCGCTCTTCTCCGCGATCGGCGTGGATGCGGCGCGGTTCGCCCAGGACTGGATGATCCCGTGCGGCGCCGCCGGCGCGGTGCTCGTGGCGGCCTGGCTCGTCGAGGCGAAGCAGGCGGTGATCGAGAACATCGCTCCGGTGCTCACGCGCGCTTTCACGCCGCTGTTCACCGCTCTCATGGTCGCCCTCATCGTCGTCGGCCTGCTGCAGGGCGGTCTCGGTGAGGTCGATCGGAACCTCCTGATCCTGTTCGACATCACGCTGCTGATCGTGCTCGGACTGGTGCTCTACGCGATGAGCGCGCGCGACCCGCTCGCGCCGCCGTCGTGGTTCGAGCGCCTGCAGCTCGTACTCCTCGCGACTGCAGTCGCCGTCGACCTCATCGTGCTCGTGGCCATGCTGACCCGCATCGGGGAGTTCGGACTGACCGCGAACAAGGCGGCGTCGCTCGGTCTCAACGTGATCCTGCTCGTGAACCTGGTCGTGGCCATCGTGCTCCAGACGCGCTTCGTGGTCGGCCGCACGCCGTTCGCGACACTCGAGCGCTGGCAGACCGCGTACCTGCCGGTGTACCTCGCCTGGGCCGTCGTCGTCGTGCTGGTCTTTCCTCCGCTGTTCACATACGCGTGA
- a CDS encoding PadR family transcriptional regulator gives MRIGKDLVAATATPLVLGILSEGESYGYAILQRIAELSDGQLEWSDGMLYPLLHRLERLGHVESSWVSSPAGRPRKHYRLSRSGEAALAEQRSQWTVVSAALARVWTERDGGAALAWGGA, from the coding sequence ATGCGCATCGGCAAAGACCTCGTCGCCGCCACGGCGACGCCGCTCGTGCTCGGCATCCTCTCGGAGGGTGAGAGCTACGGATACGCGATCCTGCAGCGGATCGCCGAGCTCTCCGACGGGCAGCTCGAGTGGAGCGACGGGATGCTGTACCCGCTGCTGCACCGGCTCGAGCGGCTCGGGCACGTGGAGTCGTCGTGGGTGTCGTCGCCCGCCGGGCGCCCGCGCAAGCATTACCGCCTCAGCCGTTCGGGCGAGGCAGCACTCGCCGAGCAGCGTTCGCAGTGGACGGTGGTGAGCGCCGCGCTCGCCCGCGTCTGGACCGAGCGCGACGGCGGAGCAGCCCTCGCGTGGGGAGGTGCCTGA